One Mycolicibacterium pulveris genomic region harbors:
- a CDS encoding AMP-binding protein, whose protein sequence is MLGSSIPAVLRERASLQPNDVAFTYVDYDHDGAAVPQTLTWAQLNRRAANLASQLSGCGSPGDRAVILAPQGLDYIAAFVASLQAGFIAVPLSVPQPGAHDERVTAVLRDTDPAVVLTTSAATGDVTEYVQATASGPTVIEVDALDETSRKRPPRRSESGQDIAYLQYTSGSTREPAGVMITNRNLSANFEQIYADFFVDFGKVAPPDTTVVSWLPLYHDMGLLLGLCVPILGGVHSVLISPMSFLQRPARWIQLMASHTNVMSSAPNFAFELAVRRTTDEDMQGYDLGNVLGLLSGSERVHPATLRRFTDKFSKYGFRDTSIRPSYGLAEAVVYVATRRPGDPPEVAHFESEKLSIGHAKRCSNAGTPLVSYGKPGSNTVRIVDPETCRECPAGTTGEIWVHGENVAKGYWNKPEETERTFGGTLVAPSPGTPEKPWLRTGDLGFISEGELFIMGRVKDLLIVYGRNHYPEDIEATVQEISGGRCAAISIADDGTEELVTLVEVKEKGGSPEEIKARFDTIKRDITSAISATHGLRVADLVLVAPGSLPITTSGKIRRSTCVEYYRDGRFARLDAK, encoded by the coding sequence TCTGCAACCCAATGACGTCGCGTTCACCTACGTCGACTACGACCACGACGGCGCGGCCGTTCCCCAAACCCTGACCTGGGCCCAGTTGAACCGGCGGGCAGCAAACCTCGCGTCGCAGTTGAGCGGCTGCGGGTCGCCCGGTGACCGTGCGGTGATCCTGGCGCCGCAAGGCCTGGACTACATCGCGGCGTTCGTCGCGTCGTTGCAAGCCGGCTTCATCGCGGTGCCGCTGTCGGTCCCCCAACCCGGTGCCCACGACGAGCGGGTCACCGCGGTGCTGCGCGACACGGACCCCGCTGTCGTCCTCACCACCTCCGCGGCGACCGGTGACGTCACCGAGTATGTGCAGGCCACCGCGTCGGGTCCGACCGTTATCGAGGTCGACGCGCTCGACGAAACCTCGCGCAAGCGCCCCCCGCGCCGGTCCGAGTCCGGCCAGGACATCGCCTACCTGCAGTACACCTCGGGCTCCACGCGGGAACCTGCAGGCGTCATGATCACCAACCGCAACCTGTCGGCGAACTTCGAGCAGATCTACGCGGATTTCTTCGTCGACTTCGGCAAGGTCGCCCCGCCGGATACCACGGTGGTGTCTTGGCTGCCGCTGTACCACGACATGGGCTTGTTGCTGGGCCTGTGCGTTCCGATCCTGGGCGGAGTGCACTCCGTGCTCATCAGCCCGATGTCGTTTCTGCAGCGTCCGGCGCGGTGGATTCAGCTGATGGCCAGCCACACCAACGTGATGAGTTCGGCGCCCAACTTCGCGTTCGAGTTGGCGGTGCGCCGCACCACCGATGAGGACATGCAGGGCTATGACCTCGGTAACGTGCTCGGCCTGCTGAGCGGAAGTGAGCGCGTGCATCCCGCGACACTGCGGCGATTCACCGACAAGTTCAGCAAGTACGGGTTCCGCGACACGTCGATCCGGCCGTCCTACGGCCTGGCCGAAGCGGTGGTGTACGTGGCCACCCGCAGGCCGGGTGATCCGCCGGAGGTCGCGCATTTCGAATCCGAGAAGCTGTCCATCGGGCACGCCAAGCGCTGCTCGAACGCGGGTACACCGCTGGTCAGCTATGGCAAGCCAGGGTCGAACACCGTGCGGATCGTCGACCCCGAAACCTGCCGGGAGTGCCCGGCGGGCACCACCGGTGAGATATGGGTGCACGGGGAGAACGTCGCGAAGGGCTACTGGAACAAGCCCGAGGAAACCGAGCGCACGTTTGGCGGGACGTTGGTCGCGCCGTCGCCGGGCACCCCGGAAAAGCCGTGGCTGCGCACCGGAGATCTGGGCTTCATCTCCGAGGGCGAGCTGTTCATCATGGGCCGCGTCAAGGATCTCCTGATCGTCTACGGGCGCAACCATTACCCCGAGGACATCGAGGCGACGGTCCAGGAGATCTCCGGGGGCCGCTGCGCCGCGATCTCCATCGCCGACGACGGAACCGAAGAGTTGGTGACCCTCGTCGAGGTCAAGGAGAAGGGCGGCTCCCCGGAAGAGATCAAAGCGCGGTTCGACACCATCAAGCGCGATATCACCTCGGCGATATCGGCCACGCACGGCTTGCGGGTGGCCGATCTGGTGCTGGTGGCTCCGGGGTCACTGCCGATCACGACCAGCGGCAAGATCCGCCGGTCGACCTGTGTGGAGTACTACCGCGACGGCCGATTCGCGCGTTTGGACGCCAAATAG